The Pseudomonas kermanshahensis genome includes a window with the following:
- a CDS encoding diguanylate cyclase, giving the protein MSQAVDPSHQCPAQHLSRPGLRKDDPLNPVPLPPLRKPVYILLQDHERAQRLAQQLEFFGLGVQALFSADAFRASLSECPPAAVVMDVDFTGSGQGLRLAAQAQQGVPQTIPLLFFSHHETDTPTRLAAVRAGGKEFLTGTLEASSLLEKVELLTSTTPLDPLRVLIIDDSRPQALHTERVLSSAGMITRSLTDPIRTMAELADFQPDLIILDLYMPACTGPELAKVIRHNDRYVSVPIIYLSAEDDLDKQLDAMSEGGDDFLTKPFRSRHLITTVRNRAARARHLKARMVRDSLTGLYNHTHILQLLEDCSFRARREQQPLSFAMLDIDRFKKINDRHGHPMGDRVIKSLALFLKQRLRKTDFIGRYGGEEFAIVMPNTALDAAHKVLDEIRRRFAEILYPAQPRDLNCTFSAGVVQLDDELDALTMASAADEALYRAKHAGRNCVVRVEP; this is encoded by the coding sequence ATGAGCCAAGCAGTCGATCCGAGCCACCAGTGCCCCGCCCAGCACCTGTCGCGTCCCGGCCTGCGCAAGGATGACCCGCTCAACCCGGTGCCCCTGCCGCCCCTGCGCAAGCCTGTATACATCCTTTTGCAGGACCATGAGCGCGCCCAACGCCTGGCCCAGCAGCTGGAGTTTTTCGGCCTCGGTGTGCAGGCCTTGTTCAGTGCGGATGCGTTTCGGGCTTCGCTCAGTGAATGCCCGCCTGCGGCGGTGGTGATGGATGTCGACTTCACCGGCAGCGGCCAGGGCCTGCGCTTGGCCGCCCAAGCTCAGCAAGGTGTGCCGCAAACGATTCCGCTGCTGTTCTTCAGCCACCACGAAACCGATACCCCGACCCGCCTTGCCGCGGTGCGCGCTGGCGGCAAAGAGTTTCTGACCGGCACCCTGGAAGCCTCCAGCCTGCTGGAGAAGGTCGAGCTGCTCACCAGCACCACCCCGCTCGACCCGCTGCGGGTGTTGATCATCGACGATTCACGCCCCCAGGCGCTGCACACCGAACGAGTGCTGAGCAGCGCGGGCATGATCACCCGCAGCCTGACCGACCCGATCCGCACCATGGCGGAACTGGCCGACTTCCAGCCGGACCTGATCATCCTCGACCTGTACATGCCCGCCTGTACCGGCCCGGAGCTGGCCAAGGTAATCCGCCACAACGACCGCTATGTCAGCGTGCCAATCATTTACCTGTCGGCCGAGGACGACCTGGACAAGCAGCTCGACGCCATGAGCGAAGGTGGCGATGACTTCCTCACCAAGCCGTTCCGTTCGCGCCACTTGATCACCACCGTGCGCAACCGCGCCGCCCGCGCCCGCCACCTCAAGGCACGCATGGTGCGCGACAGCCTCACCGGGCTGTACAACCACACCCATATCCTGCAACTGCTCGAAGATTGCAGCTTCCGCGCCCGGCGCGAGCAGCAGCCCTTGAGCTTCGCCATGCTCGACATCGACCGATTCAAGAAGATCAACGACCGCCATGGCCATCCCATGGGCGACCGGGTGATCAAGAGCCTGGCACTGTTCCTCAAGCAACGGCTGCGCAAGACCGACTTCATCGGGCGTTATGGCGGCGAAGAGTTCGCCATCGTCATGCCCAACACCGCCCTGGATGCCGCGCACAAGGTATTGGACGAAATCCGCCGGCGTTTTGCCGAGATCCTCTATCCGGCGCAGCCACGGGACCTGAACTGCACGTTCAGCGCGGGGGTGGTGCAACTGGACGATGAGCTGGATGCGCTGACCATGGCCAGTGCAGCGGACGAGGCGTTGTACCGGGCCAAGCACGCGGGGCGTAACTGCGTGGTTCGGGTGGAGCCTTAA
- the aroQ gene encoding type II 3-dehydroquinate dehydratase gives MATLLVLHGPNLNLLGTREPGHYGAVTLAQINQDLEQRARAAGHHLQYLQSNAEYELIDRIHAARNEGVDFILINPAAFTHTSVALRDALLAVSIPFIEVHLSNVHKREPFRHHSYFSDVAVGVICGLGASGYRLALESALEQLAANAQP, from the coding sequence ATGGCTACGCTACTGGTGCTTCACGGCCCCAACCTCAACCTGCTCGGTACTCGCGAGCCGGGCCACTACGGCGCCGTGACCCTGGCCCAGATCAACCAGGACCTGGAGCAACGTGCCCGCGCCGCGGGCCACCATCTGCAGTACCTGCAGAGCAATGCCGAATACGAACTGATCGACCGCATTCACGCCGCACGCAACGAGGGTGTGGACTTCATCCTGATCAATCCGGCTGCTTTCACCCACACAAGTGTCGCATTACGTGACGCATTGCTTGCGGTGAGCATCCCATTCATCGAAGTGCACCTGTCCAACGTGCACAAACGCGAACCGTTCCGTCACCACTCCTACTTTTCCGATGTGGCCGTAGGGGTGATTTGCGGCCTGGGCGCCAGCGGGTATCGCCTGGCCCTGGAGTCCGCGCTGGAACAACTGGCTGCCAACGCACAGCCCTGA
- a CDS encoding methyl-accepting chemotaxis protein → MRLKWLTNFNTLLLVTVCIALAVTLWWSQRALERPYQMMERYLGLSQQFQNQAAHNIQAYLASGDALRHAAAMEANQQLQAALAEWPDALADKLHPSLDSLQAFTAEELLAAGKLAGDPQALLLQAERELGANFEQLANYARDSGSAEANRYLLPVLDATVHLGRLSLARDKLVSSGRPELADEVERELQLIRAQAQALDSLPLLGITRAAESNADDFAALMGLETQASAQQEDIAVALKRELQSLLTRYPAELQRTREQIERRAALAASTGQRLEAVQQAIAGLEPEVRGLHAKIAAEVRISQGLMIGLILLIALLIDTLQRRLARTLTSLAPALSHWAEGDFAKPIALGKTNRELHDIQESLNRLRHYLVELVGTIRHNAEQVAGSSHALAGMSAALHDGAERQAGDTGQIRDALGELEATIQQVAGDASAAADASRDAGRAVEHGQAVIGQSLSGLRELVDEVQGNARMIEQLAEESATIGGVLTVIRSIAEQTNLLALNAAIEAARAGEMGRGFAVVADEVRSLAQRTTGATGEIQTLIDRLQQAARGSVAGMRAQLEHAEATADQAQAADGALDEIVRAIRTIADTAVRIADVTAQQSGAVSEIRDHSERIHELGEDNLQRIGEGREQGEQLLSLGSELSTAVRAFRV, encoded by the coding sequence ATGCGCCTGAAGTGGCTGACCAATTTCAACACCCTGTTGCTGGTAACCGTCTGTATCGCCCTGGCCGTGACCTTGTGGTGGTCACAGCGTGCCCTGGAGCGCCCCTATCAGATGATGGAACGCTACCTGGGCCTGTCCCAACAGTTCCAGAACCAGGCAGCGCACAACATCCAGGCCTACCTGGCCAGTGGTGATGCCTTGCGCCATGCCGCTGCGATGGAGGCCAACCAGCAGTTGCAGGCGGCATTGGCCGAATGGCCCGACGCGCTGGCCGACAAACTGCACCCCAGCCTCGACAGCCTGCAGGCCTTTACCGCCGAAGAACTGCTGGCGGCCGGCAAGCTGGCCGGCGACCCGCAAGCGCTGCTACTGCAAGCCGAGCGCGAACTGGGGGCCAACTTCGAACAACTGGCCAATTACGCCCGCGACAGCGGCAGCGCCGAGGCCAACCGCTATCTGCTGCCTGTGCTCGACGCCACCGTGCACTTGGGCCGCCTGTCGCTGGCCCGGGACAAACTGGTCAGCAGCGGCCGCCCTGAACTGGCCGACGAAGTGGAGCGCGAGCTGCAACTGATCCGCGCCCAGGCCCAGGCGCTCGACAGCTTGCCGTTGCTGGGTATTACCCGTGCAGCCGAGTCCAATGCCGATGATTTCGCCGCCCTGATGGGCCTGGAAACCCAGGCCAGCGCGCAGCAGGAAGACATTGCCGTCGCCCTCAAGCGCGAACTGCAGAGCCTGCTCACGCGCTACCCGGCCGAACTGCAACGCACCCGCGAGCAAATCGAGCGCCGCGCCGCCCTGGCCGCCAGCACGGGCCAACGCCTTGAAGCGGTGCAGCAGGCCATCGCCGGCCTGGAGCCTGAAGTCCGCGGGCTGCACGCCAAGATCGCCGCCGAAGTGCGTATCAGCCAAGGCCTGATGATCGGCCTGATCCTGCTGATCGCGCTGCTCATCGACACCCTGCAGCGGCGCTTGGCGCGTACGTTGACCAGCCTGGCGCCGGCCCTGTCGCACTGGGCCGAGGGCGACTTCGCCAAGCCGATCGCCCTGGGCAAAACCAACCGCGAGCTGCACGACATCCAGGAATCGCTCAACCGCCTGCGCCACTACCTGGTGGAACTGGTCGGCACCATCCGCCACAACGCCGAACAGGTGGCCGGCAGCAGCCATGCCCTGGCCGGTATGAGCGCCGCCCTGCACGACGGTGCCGAGCGCCAGGCGGGCGACACCGGGCAGATTCGCGACGCGCTGGGTGAACTGGAAGCGACCATCCAGCAAGTGGCCGGCGATGCCAGCGCGGCTGCCGACGCCAGCCGCGATGCCGGCCGTGCGGTGGAGCACGGCCAGGCGGTGATTGGCCAGAGCTTGTCGGGGTTACGCGAACTGGTCGACGAAGTGCAGGGTAACGCCCGCATGATCGAACAACTGGCTGAGGAGTCCGCCACCATTGGCGGCGTGTTGACGGTGATTCGCTCGATTGCCGAGCAGACCAACCTGTTGGCCCTGAACGCCGCGATCGAAGCTGCCCGCGCGGGCGAAATGGGCCGTGGCTTTGCCGTGGTGGCAGACGAAGTGCGCTCCCTGGCGCAGCGCACCACAGGCGCAACCGGCGAGATCCAGACACTGATCGACCGCTTGCAACAAGCCGCCAGAGGCTCGGTGGCCGGCATGCGAGCGCAGTTGGAACATGCCGAAGCCACCGCCGACCAGGCCCAGGCCGCAGATGGCGCGCTGGACGAGATTGTCCGCGCCATTCGTACCATTGCCGATACGGCGGTGCGGATTGCCGATGTCACGGCCCAACAGAGCGGTGCGGTGAGCGAGATTCGTGACCATAGCGAGCGGATTCACGAGTTGGGCGAGGACAATTTGCAGCGCATTGGCGAGGGGCGTGAGCAAGGGGAGCAATTGCTGAGCCTGGGCAGCGAGCTGAGCACGGCGGTGCGGGCGTTCAGGGTGTGA
- a CDS encoding protein-disulfide reductase DsbD: MRRLFLLLFLLLASPAFATGLLDNRPSATLGAASLSNAADFLPVHEAFKLSLIQADAQSIKLRFVATDGYYLYRHRFNFRTEPAGVAVGTPNIPKGEAKHDEFFGDVEVYHGVLDIELPRTDPRAFTLLVGYQGCADKGLCYPPETARLSIDGEGGTPSAAPATGEQAWSWKSLLLFFLAGVGLTFTPCVLPMLPILSGVVLRGQANGLRGLALSLAYVVSMAASFAVLGALMGLFGAGLNLQARLQSAWVLVPFALFFVVFALAMFGLFELKLPQALNNRLDSLAHRTKGGSLVGAAVLGVLSSLLVSPCVSAPLAGALLYISASGDALGGALKLFALGLGMGAPLLLVATGGAAWLPKSGPWLNTVKNAIGVLLLGLAIGLLSRVLPGQVTLLLVGFLAAGVALFLGALEFVIKTPRQRLAQLLGLALLVYALACWYGALNGQGDPLRPLPAPAAATGSASPAVKADAWQTLTTPAALDAALAQAKAAGQPVLLDWYADWCISCKVIEHEVLNAPQVQSQLSAFKLLRFDITESNAEQRTLLDRYQLFGPPALLFFAANGSEITADRVIGEINTADFAEVLTRVRGKLGL, translated from the coding sequence ATGCGCCGCCTGTTTCTCCTGCTGTTCCTGCTGCTGGCCAGCCCTGCCTTCGCCACGGGCCTGCTCGACAACCGCCCCAGCGCCACCCTCGGCGCCGCTTCGCTGTCCAACGCTGCCGATTTTCTGCCCGTGCACGAAGCGTTCAAGCTCAGCCTGATCCAGGCCGATGCCCAGAGCATCAAGCTGCGTTTCGTCGCCACCGACGGCTACTACCTCTACCGCCACCGCTTCAATTTCCGCACAGAGCCGGCCGGCGTGGCCGTGGGCACGCCCAACATCCCTAAAGGCGAAGCCAAGCACGATGAGTTCTTCGGTGACGTCGAGGTGTACCACGGCGTGCTCGACATCGAGCTGCCACGCACCGACCCTCGCGCGTTCACCCTGCTGGTGGGGTACCAGGGCTGCGCCGACAAAGGCCTGTGCTACCCCCCGGAAACCGCGCGCCTGAGCATCGATGGCGAAGGTGGCACCCCCAGCGCGGCACCGGCCACAGGTGAACAGGCCTGGAGCTGGAAATCCCTGTTGCTGTTCTTCCTCGCTGGCGTCGGCCTGACCTTCACCCCTTGCGTGCTGCCGATGCTGCCCATCCTCTCGGGCGTGGTGCTGCGTGGCCAGGCTAACGGCTTGCGCGGCCTCGCGCTGTCGCTTGCTTACGTTGTATCGATGGCCGCCAGCTTCGCCGTGCTGGGCGCGCTGATGGGCCTGTTCGGCGCGGGCTTGAACCTGCAGGCACGGCTGCAGTCGGCCTGGGTACTGGTGCCTTTCGCGTTGTTCTTCGTGGTGTTCGCCCTGGCCATGTTCGGCCTGTTCGAATTGAAGCTGCCACAGGCCTTGAACAATCGCCTGGACTCGCTCGCCCACCGCACCAAAGGTGGCTCGCTAGTCGGCGCGGCAGTGCTGGGCGTGCTTTCCAGTTTGCTGGTGTCGCCCTGCGTGTCGGCGCCACTGGCCGGTGCCCTGCTTTATATCAGCGCCAGCGGCGATGCCCTGGGGGGTGCGCTGAAACTGTTCGCCCTCGGCCTGGGCATGGGTGCGCCGTTGCTGCTGGTGGCTACCGGTGGCGCAGCCTGGTTGCCGAAGAGCGGCCCATGGCTTAACACGGTGAAAAACGCCATCGGTGTGCTGTTGCTAGGGCTGGCCATCGGCTTGCTCAGCCGCGTGCTGCCTGGCCAGGTGACGTTGCTGCTGGTCGGCTTCCTGGCTGCCGGCGTGGCGCTGTTCCTCGGGGCCCTGGAATTCGTCATCAAAACCCCGCGCCAACGCCTGGCGCAATTGCTCGGCCTGGCGTTGCTGGTTTACGCCCTGGCCTGCTGGTACGGGGCACTGAACGGCCAGGGCGACCCCCTGCGCCCCTTGCCTGCCCCCGCCGCGGCCACGGGCAGCGCCAGCCCGGCCGTCAAGGCCGATGCCTGGCAGACCCTCACCACCCCCGCCGCGCTCGACGCGGCACTGGCCCAGGCCAAGGCCGCGGGCCAGCCGGTGTTGCTGGACTGGTACGCCGACTGGTGCATCAGCTGCAAGGTGATCGAGCACGAAGTGCTCAATGCGCCGCAGGTGCAATCGCAGCTGAGCGCCTTCAAATTGCTGCGTTTCGACATCACCGAGAGCAACGCCGAGCAACGTACGCTGCTCGACCGCTACCAGCTGTTCGGCCCGCCTGCGCTGCTGTTCTTTGCGGCGAACGGCAGCGAAATAACCGCTGATCGGGTCATAGGCGAGATAAACACCGCCGATTTCGCCGAGGTTCTGACGCGCGTACGCGGCAAACTCGGTCTATAA
- a CDS encoding DUF2333 family protein yields MLDWKNREAKAEPRERVDGRGAAARSYLGGLWSRALGTLIGLYLLVCIGLGWYWSQEPELFPVQQNAQAAAERNGQQMVIGYTTIETLKTVAGTLLNKPGGYISNDRFPPGLWMDNMPSWEYGVLVQVRDLSRALRKDFARSQSQSTEDADLAKAEPRFNFDNKSWILPSSESEFEEGIKSLNRYQTRLAAGDKGAIFYTRADNLNNWLGDVATRLGSLSQRLSASVGRVKLNTTLKTESVQPGQAPQVDEELVETPWLQIDNVFYEARGQAWALSHLLRAIEVDFADVLAKKNATVSVRQIIRELEASQEALWSPMVLNGSGFGMWANHSLVMANYISRANAAVIDLRQLLSQG; encoded by the coding sequence ATGCTGGACTGGAAAAACCGCGAGGCCAAAGCCGAACCCCGCGAGCGTGTTGATGGCCGTGGCGCCGCCGCCCGTAGCTACCTGGGCGGCCTCTGGAGCCGTGCCCTGGGTACTCTGATCGGCCTGTATCTGCTGGTCTGTATCGGCCTGGGCTGGTACTGGAGCCAGGAGCCGGAGCTGTTCCCGGTGCAGCAGAACGCCCAGGCTGCGGCCGAGCGTAATGGCCAGCAGATGGTCATCGGCTATACCACCATCGAAACCCTCAAGACCGTCGCCGGTACCTTGCTGAACAAGCCGGGCGGTTACATTTCCAACGACCGCTTCCCGCCGGGGCTGTGGATGGACAACATGCCGAGCTGGGAATACGGCGTGCTGGTCCAGGTCCGCGATTTGTCCCGCGCGTTGCGCAAAGACTTCGCCCGCTCGCAGTCGCAGTCCACTGAAGACGCCGACCTGGCCAAGGCCGAGCCGCGCTTCAACTTCGACAACAAGAGCTGGATTTTGCCGTCGAGCGAGTCTGAGTTCGAAGAAGGCATCAAGTCGCTGAACCGCTACCAGACTCGCCTGGCCGCTGGCGACAAGGGCGCGATCTTCTACACCCGTGCCGACAACCTGAACAACTGGCTGGGCGATGTGGCTACCCGCCTGGGTTCGCTGTCGCAGCGCCTGTCGGCCAGCGTTGGCCGGGTCAAGCTCAACACCACCCTGAAGACCGAGTCGGTACAACCTGGCCAGGCACCGCAGGTTGACGAAGAGCTGGTCGAAACCCCATGGCTGCAGATCGACAACGTGTTCTACGAAGCCCGTGGCCAGGCCTGGGCGCTGTCGCACCTGCTGCGCGCCATCGAGGTCGACTTCGCCGATGTGCTGGCGAAAAAGAATGCCACGGTCAGCGTGCGCCAGATCATCCGTGAGCTGGAAGCCTCGCAGGAAGCGCTGTGGAGCCCGATGGTGCTCAATGGCAGCGGCTTCGGCATGTGGGCCAACCATTCGCTGGTCATGGCCAACTACATCTCCCGGGCCAACGCTGCGGTCATCGACCTGCGTCAGCTGCTGTCGCAGGGGTGA
- the accC gene encoding acetyl-CoA carboxylase biotin carboxylase subunit: protein MSAKLEKVLIANRGEIALRILRACKELGIKTVAVHSTADRELMHLGLADESVCIGPASSKDSYLHIPAIIAAAEVTGATAIHPGYGFLAENADFAEQVEKSGFAFIGPKADTIRLMGDKVSAKDAMIKSGVPTVPGSDGPLPEDEEVALAIARDVGYPVIIKAAGGGGGRGMRVVHKEEDLISSAKLTRTEAGAAFGNPMVYLEKFLTNPRHVEVQVLSDGQGNAIHLGDRDCSLQRRHQKVLEEAPAPGIDEKARQEVFKRCVDACIEIGYRGAGTFEFLYENGSFYFIEMNTRVQVEHPVSEMVTGIDIVKEMLSIAAGNKLSFRQEDVVIRGHSLECRINAEDPKKFIPSPGKVKHFHAPGGNGVRVDSHLYSGYSVPPNYDSLIGKLITYGKDREEAMARMRNALDEIVVDGIKTNIPLHRDLVRDEGFCKGGVNIHYLEHKLASQE from the coding sequence ATGTCTGCGAAGCTCGAAAAAGTCCTGATCGCCAACCGCGGGGAAATTGCCCTGCGGATCCTGCGTGCCTGCAAAGAGCTGGGCATCAAGACCGTCGCCGTGCACTCCACGGCTGACCGCGAACTGATGCACCTGGGCCTGGCAGACGAGTCGGTCTGCATCGGTCCCGCGTCATCCAAGGATTCGTACCTGCACATCCCGGCGATCATCGCTGCCGCCGAAGTGACTGGCGCCACCGCGATCCACCCGGGCTACGGCTTCCTGGCCGAAAACGCCGACTTTGCCGAGCAGGTAGAGAAATCCGGTTTCGCCTTCATCGGCCCGAAAGCCGACACCATTCGCCTGATGGGCGACAAGGTTTCGGCCAAGGACGCGATGATCAAGTCGGGCGTACCGACCGTACCAGGCTCTGACGGCCCGCTGCCGGAAGACGAAGAAGTCGCCCTGGCGATCGCCCGTGACGTCGGCTACCCGGTGATCATCAAGGCCGCCGGTGGCGGTGGTGGTCGCGGTATGCGTGTGGTGCACAAGGAAGAGGACCTGATCTCCTCGGCCAAGCTGACCCGTACCGAAGCCGGTGCTGCGTTCGGCAACCCGATGGTCTACCTGGAGAAGTTCCTGACCAACCCACGCCACGTGGAAGTTCAGGTACTGTCCGACGGCCAAGGCAACGCCATCCACCTGGGCGACCGTGACTGCTCGCTGCAGCGCCGTCACCAGAAGGTTCTGGAAGAAGCGCCAGCACCGGGCATCGACGAGAAGGCCCGTCAGGAAGTCTTCAAGCGTTGCGTCGATGCGTGCATCGAAATCGGCTACCGCGGTGCAGGTACTTTCGAGTTCCTGTACGAGAACGGCAGCTTCTACTTCATCGAGATGAACACCCGCGTACAGGTTGAGCATCCGGTGTCGGAAATGGTCACTGGCATCGACATCGTCAAGGAGATGCTGAGCATCGCCGCTGGCAACAAGCTGTCGTTCCGCCAGGAAGACGTGGTGATTCGTGGTCACTCGCTGGAGTGCCGGATCAACGCCGAAGACCCGAAGAAGTTCATCCCGAGCCCAGGCAAGGTCAAGCACTTCCACGCCCCAGGTGGCAACGGCGTTCGCGTCGATTCGCACCTGTACAGCGGTTATTCGGTTCCGCCGAACTACGACTCGCTGATCGGCAAGCTGATCACCTACGGCAAGGACCGCGAAGAAGCCATGGCGCGCATGCGCAATGCTCTGGACGAGATCGTCGTCGACGGCATCAAGACCAACATCCCACTGCACCGCGACCTGGTGCGTGATGAAGGTTTCTGCAAAGGCGGCGTCAACATTCACTACCTCGAGCACAAACTGGCCAGCCAGGAGTGA
- a CDS encoding sigma-54-dependent Fis family transcriptional regulator has product MLAANSRAHVDCVSRVLKNADRLPQAPVPPLILDSWRRSMHLYRLDPGSQQGPRILSQSLLNECRERAELFLRIAGDAVARLHEQVRGADYCVLLTDAQGQTIDYRVESAIRNDCRKAGLYLGTCWSEGEEGTCGVAAVLTSKAPVTVHKRDHFRAAFIGLTCTAAPVFDPLGELLGVVDVSALQSPDDRRSQHLIRQLVEQTAREIENAFFMHSAQGHWVMRAHGTPGYVESQPDYLLAWDADGRLQAINSLARQRLVERLGRLPEHIGELFDLGQLRCSNEASAQRLPGWGELYGRVSAPQRRQRPQPLRQAQDARIEQHLRLATRVKDCSLAVLVQGETGSGKEVFARQLHQQSQRRKGPFVTLNCAAIPESLIESELFGYVAGAFTGASSKGMQGLLQQADGGTLFLDEIGDMPLNLQTRLLRVLAEGEVAPLGAARRERVDIQVICATHRDLAAMVADGRFREDLYFRLANARFALPPLREREDRLGLIHQLLAEEAEACGVEVVLADDALQALLLYRWPGNLRQLRQVLRYACAVSEGGWVRLEDLPQEVRGDAVASAEVDASSPARQLLLDALIRHRWKPADAARALGISRATLYRRVHEHRIEMPRMKG; this is encoded by the coding sequence ATGCTTGCCGCGAACTCCCGAGCCCATGTCGACTGCGTCAGCCGGGTGCTGAAAAACGCCGACCGTCTGCCACAGGCACCGGTGCCGCCGCTGATCCTCGACTCCTGGCGCCGCTCCATGCACTTGTATCGCCTCGACCCAGGCTCCCAGCAGGGCCCACGTATCCTTTCGCAAAGCCTGCTCAACGAATGCCGCGAACGTGCCGAGCTGTTTCTGCGCATCGCCGGCGACGCCGTGGCACGGCTGCATGAGCAGGTCCGCGGCGCCGACTATTGCGTGCTGCTCACCGATGCCCAGGGGCAGACCATCGATTACCGGGTCGAGTCCGCCATCCGCAATGACTGCCGCAAGGCCGGGTTGTACCTGGGCACCTGCTGGTCGGAAGGCGAGGAGGGCACGTGCGGGGTGGCGGCGGTGCTGACCAGCAAGGCGCCGGTCACGGTGCACAAGCGCGATCATTTTCGCGCCGCCTTCATCGGCCTGACCTGCACGGCGGCACCGGTATTCGACCCACTGGGCGAGCTGCTGGGCGTGGTGGATGTCTCGGCCTTGCAATCCCCGGACGACCGTCGCAGCCAGCACCTGATTCGGCAGCTGGTCGAGCAGACCGCGCGCGAGATAGAAAACGCCTTCTTCATGCACAGTGCCCAGGGCCATTGGGTGATGCGCGCGCATGGCACGCCGGGCTATGTCGAAAGCCAGCCCGACTACCTGCTGGCCTGGGATGCCGATGGCCGGCTGCAGGCAATCAACAGCCTGGCTCGGCAGCGCCTGGTGGAGCGCCTTGGCCGCTTGCCTGAGCATATCGGCGAGCTGTTCGACCTGGGCCAACTGCGCTGCAGTAACGAGGCCTCGGCCCAGCGCTTGCCAGGCTGGGGGGAACTGTATGGCCGCGTCAGCGCACCGCAACGGCGCCAGCGCCCGCAGCCTTTGCGCCAGGCACAGGACGCGCGCATCGAGCAGCACCTGCGCCTGGCCACGCGGGTCAAGGACTGCAGCCTGGCGGTGCTGGTGCAAGGCGAGACGGGCTCGGGCAAAGAGGTTTTTGCCCGTCAGTTGCACCAGCAAAGCCAGCGCCGCAAGGGGCCTTTCGTCACGCTGAACTGTGCGGCCATCCCTGAGAGCCTGATCGAGAGCGAGCTGTTCGGCTATGTAGCCGGGGCCTTCACCGGCGCCTCCAGCAAAGGCATGCAAGGGCTTTTACAGCAAGCTGATGGCGGCACCCTGTTTCTCGACGAAATCGGCGACATGCCACTGAACCTGCAAACCCGGCTGTTGCGCGTGCTGGCGGAGGGCGAAGTGGCGCCCTTGGGCGCGGCGCGGCGTGAGCGGGTGGATATTCAGGTGATCTGTGCGACACACCGAGACCTGGCGGCAATGGTGGCGGATGGGCGTTTTCGTGAGGACCTGTACTTCCGCCTGGCCAACGCCCGGTTCGCGCTGCCGCCGTTGCGTGAGCGGGAGGATCGGCTGGGTTTGATTCATCAACTGTTAGCCGAAGAAGCCGAAGCGTGCGGGGTAGAGGTGGTGTTGGCGGACGATGCATTGCAGGCGCTGCTGCTTTACCGTTGGCCGGGGAACCTGCGCCAACTGCGGCAGGTGTTGCGTTATGCCTGTGCGGTGAGTGAGGGCGGGTGGGTGCGCCTTGAGGATTTGCCGCAGGAGGTACGCGGCGATGCGGTGGCGTCTGCTGAGGTGGATGCCAGCAGCCCGGCTCGGCAACTGTTGCTCGATGCGCTGATCCGGCACCGCTGGAAGCCGGCTGATGCGGCGCGGGCGTTGGGGATATCGCGGGCGACGCTGTATCGGCGGGTGCATGAGCACCGGATCGAGATGCCCAGAATGAAAGGGTGA
- the accB gene encoding acetyl-CoA carboxylase biotin carboxyl carrier protein, translating to MDIRKVKKLIELLEESGIDELEIKEGEESVRISRHSKTPAAQQFYAPAPMAAAPVAAPAAAAAAPVAEAAAPALKGTVVRSPMVGTFYRKPSPTSPNFAEVGQSVKKGDTLCIVEAMKMMNHIEAEIGGVIDAILVEDGQPVEFDQPLFTIV from the coding sequence ATGGATATCCGTAAAGTCAAGAAACTGATCGAACTGCTGGAAGAGTCTGGCATCGACGAACTGGAGATCAAGGAAGGCGAAGAGTCGGTCCGTATCAGCCGTCACAGCAAGACCCCAGCTGCCCAGCAGTTCTACGCACCCGCCCCAATGGCTGCTGCCCCTGTCGCTGCTCCGGCCGCTGCTGCTGCTGCCCCTGTCGCCGAAGCTGCTGCACCGGCGCTGAAAGGCACCGTGGTTCGCTCGCCAATGGTCGGTACCTTCTACCGCAAGCCATCGCCGACCTCGCCTAACTTTGCTGAAGTTGGCCAGTCGGTGAAAAAAGGCGACACCCTGTGCATCGTCGAAGCGATGAAGATGATGAACCACATCGAAGCCGAGATCGGCGGTGTCATCGACGCCATCCTGGTAGAAGACGGCCAGCCGGTTGAGTTCGACCAGCCGCTGTTCACCATCGTTTGA